The Paramisgurnus dabryanus chromosome 24, PD_genome_1.1, whole genome shotgun sequence genome contains the following window.
TCACAAACACATGTCTATTTTTTTCAGTTTCTCATTGCAAAATATAATCATTGATGATTACAACATGACATGACTTATTCACTTTACTCACCATAGACAGTAACATTAAATGTCTTGTATGAAGATCCAATGCTGTTGATGATCTGTAGTTGATAAAGTCCAGAGTCTGTGATGTTGATGTTTGTGATGGTGAGAGATCCATTCTGACTGTCCAGCTTCAGTCTGTTCTTGAAGCTCCCACATGGATTGCAGACATCCTTCTCTTTATAGATTTGAGCTATACTAATATTTTTAGGTCCAAACATCCACAGTATCTGCTGATCTGTCTGTATTTCAGTAATATCAGTGTATAGAGTAACAGAATCTCCCTCCATCACTGACACTGACTTCACTTCATCTCCATCAacaccaaacacacctgaaacacATTTAGAAAGTGTTTCCCAGTGTTATTATATTCAACAATAACAGAcactttttcatatttaatacatAAGACTCACTGAAGCAATAACCAGGTACCCACATCTGTATTTGAATTTAGTACTAAATAGTTCTTGAGTAGTTCATAGTTCTGATTCTAGACAGCCAA
Protein-coding sequences here:
- the LOC135724271 gene encoding uncharacterized protein; the encoded protein is MMHLKKLLLLLCVLSVKGVFGVDGDEVKSVSVMEGDSVTLYTDITEIQTDQQILWMFGPKNISIAQIYKEKDVCNPCGSFKNRLKLDSQNGSLTITNINITDSGLYQLQIINSIGSSYKTFNVTVYGSQETSSRYIWIAAVVAVILFLVAVAVAATVKYCKRNQQTSQDIQEAEAIQINNINNHTKPDSEVTELPVSNGVNHPV